The nucleotide window GAGGCCATTAGTAATACACAGGAAATCAATTCTTCATGGGTAAAGGGTAATGGATTCTTCCGCTGAACTAGGGGAAGGGACTGTGTAAAAAGATAGTAAAGTACCGTAGCAAGTAGTGCTTCAACGAGAGCAAGTGAGAGTTGATAATAGGTAAAGCTATTCATGATATAGGCTTGCATGAACCGCGTAAGAAAAATTGTTCCCCCCAATACTACTGAATACCAGTAGATTGCAATCGGTTGCTTGCGTTTTCCCCCCATTGCCAGCATGGAGTATACAACAAGTTGAGAGGCGATGAGGAAAAAGGCAATCATCCCTTGACTACTTGCTCCCAATAGAATTCCTAGTGCCACCAAGCTACTTTCCTTACGCCGAAGGTAGTGGATCACAGAATAGTAGGATAAGGCAAAGGGAAACATATCGCCTAAGATCTGAGCTCGTCCAAATAAGAATCCCATACCCATAAAGAGGAGAAGCGTAAGACGGTTCCCATTAATCCATCGTTCCATAAGGGTACCCCAGCCAATCTGTCCATTCTGATGAAGCTGCACTCCTGCAGCCATCATGCTTTTCTCTTTCATTTTCTATCACCTCTTTATCATTGGTGTTCTCCATTATAGCCACTGACATGTAGGAAGTTTGTCAAAAAGGGGGAACACAATGAAAGAATTTTCCGACAATTACTTGACTGTTTTTCATGGGGAGGGAAGCTTGTCGCAATATGAAAAACGCATCCCGTCAGGATGCGTTTTTAGATCGATATTTTATTTTAACGCTTGCCGTTCCCTCGCTTCCCTTCCGTATAGCGTTTCAGAGTGGCTAGACGCTCATCGCTATCCTTCATAAAACGAGTTAGCTTGTCTTCGAAAGATAAATCTTGGGGACGGGGACGTTGGTTCCGTTCACGTGAATTGCGCTTACGATTGTTCTCTGGGCTATAGCTGTCACTAGCCTGACGAATAGATAAACCAATCTTACCATCTGATTCGACACTGAGAACTTTCACGGTTACAACATCATTCACCTTGAGAAAGTCATGAATGTCCTTCACATAGTTGTCTGCAATCTCGCTAATGTGGACAAGACCAGTCACTCCATCCGGTAGTTCAACAAATGCACCGAAATTAGTGATCCCTGTAACTTTGCCTTGCAATTTAGTGCCCACTTCAATCGCCATGTAGAAAAAAATCCTCCTTAAAGATGATAAAAACACTCTTCATGTTCCATTATAAACGAAGGGAAAAATAACTGTCAATTTGATCAATACTTATTTGGGGAACTCAAAAATCATTTCTCCCGGTAAAGACATATAGTATTCTTTCCGTGCTAATTCTAAAAGATAGTCTTCGTCTTGAAGACGTTCAATCTGATAAGTAAGCTCCTCATACTGTGCTTTTACAATCGTTGCTTCTTTTGATAGCTGTTCTATCTGCTCCTTTTTTTCATCGAGCGCTGACTCTTGATGTTGATAGGTGACGAAAGCCCATGTACCATATATAAATAAAAGAAGAAGTATAATACGATTCCAGCGCTTCCTTCGACGAACCATTCCACGATTCATGGGTTCTCTCATCCCCTTCAGTCCTTGTGATTGTTCTCATCTTCATTGTCTGAGTTTCGATCCGTCCACCGTTGAATCCCCGGTAATTGTTTAATCCCTCTCCATAACAGGGAAGCAATCCACCTTAATGGTCCTAACACAATGCGGGTCAAACCCGTAAAGAACCAGAAGACTGCACCGACGATCATGATCAAACACGCGTAAAGTAGTCGGAGCGGAAATAGGATCACACGATACAGTAATAAAAAGCTGCTTTTTACAACTCTCCATATCAAAGATAGCATACCCTGGTAAAGCTTGACTATAGTCTGATGTAAAAAAAGGTAATAACCCAAGGATCCTGCAAAAAGAAAGCCCAAAAAATAGGGGCGTAATATCCCACCATTAAGATGGAACAACATCTTAAATGTAACCCAGGTGCCCACACCCCAAAATAGGAGGTCACTCACCCATTGAACCCAGGATGGAGTCCGCCATACCTTGCGGCTTGCCTGGATCACATCATATCCTGCACCCAAAAGAAATCCTACACCGAGCATACCAGCCGCTGTAATCAGTTGGATCTCTAAACTCACTTGAATAACCGTCCAAAGAGACCTTTCGCCTTTTCTCCATGCTGATCAAGATAACGCACTTCTCGACAAAGACCTTCAATGGCAAGTAGCCCTTGATCCAGACTTAAGGTTTTAATATGCAAGTTTTCGCCTTGCACGCTTAAAAACCCTGCTACCGTCTCTACTAAAAATTCATCACTATCAAAGCTCTCAACATGTATAACACCGGTAATCTCCATCTTTTTTCTTCCAACAATCATCACTTCATGCTGCTTCTGCTGCGCATTGGATGGGCGGCTGTTCATGTGCTTGACCCCTTTCCCTGACAGTGGATTACTGCCTGTACACTCTTTAGTACATGGTATGGAAAGGAGGATCAAAATAGAACTTTTACAGATAAAAAAGAGACTACAGCATGGTGTAGTCTTCATTGGATTGAATGGATTCTTCCTTAATCAGGCTATATAGCTCTTTCGCATCCTCCTTACGAGAATGTTCATTGAGCAGATCCACTCGTATCGTTAAGATTTTCTGGCCAAAACGAATCTCTAATTGGTCTCCAACTTTCACAATGCTGCTCGCTTTCGCCTCAAGTCCATTAATTTTAACGCGACCTTGATCGCATACTTCTTTAGCAAGAGTTCGCCTCTTAATAATTCTCGATACTTTAAGAAACTTATCTAGGCGCATCTTATTTGACTGCTTCTTTTAATTTATTACCAGGACGAAACGCAGGAACAACAGTTTCAGGAATTGTGATTTCTTTACCAGTTTGAGGATTACGACCAGTACGTGCTGCACGCTTACGTGTTTCAAATGTGCCAAAGCCAACAAATTGAACTTTGTCTCCATTTGCTAAGGCATTGGAAACCTCATCAAAGAATTGGCTTAAAACTTTCTCCACATCTTTTTTGGTCAAACCACTTTTTGCAGCAATGTTCCCTACAATCTCTTGTTTATTCATCCTAATAAGCCTCCTTTTTGGTGCTACCTACTCATATTCGAGTTGACTTGCTAAATTCCTTCTCTAGACACAATTTTTTCTCTATTTCTCTTTTTCATTCTGCTTTGCTGCTTGCCAATAGTATTCCAGCTCTTCAATGTTGCTTGCTTTCATGGAACCTCCATTTTGCTGAATCGCATGCTCTATGTATTGAAAGCGATGGGTGAATTTAAGATTGGCATTTGCTAATGCAGCCTCTGGGTCAATCTTGATAAAGCGGGCATAGTTGATCAGCGCAAAGAACAGATCACCCAGCTCTTCCTCTACCCGCTCAATGGACTCACCTTTCGCGTCTTCAACTTCCAATAACTCCTCATAAATCTTCTTCCAAATCTCCTCCGATTCAGCCCAATCAAAGCCTACCTTTGCAGCTTCCTTCTGTAATGCAATGGCCCGTTGCATCGCAGGAATGGAGACAGGAACGGAATTGAGCAATGAACTCACTTCCCCCTCTCGTTGCCTTTCTGCTTCTTTCAGTTCTTGCCAATTTTGAAGCACTTCATGCTCATCCTTCACATTCTTTGATCCAAAAACATGAGGATGACGATGGATCATCTTTTTATTTAATGTTTCGATCACATCATAGATTGAGAATTCGTCTGTCTCCTTGCCGATCTGTGCATGTAACATCACTTGCAATAAAAGATCCCCTAATTCCTCCTGAAGATGCTCCGGATCCTCTTCATCAATTGCATCAGCCACTTCATAAGCCTCTTCTAGTACATACTTACGTAAGGACTGATGCGTCTGTTTCTGATCCCAAGGGCAGCCTTCTGGTGAGCGGAGCTGGGCAATGATCTGCCGAAGCTGTTGGAAATGGCGAAGACGATCACCCATTTCCTCTGATTTCGGGACATAGACACAGGTTAAATTATTAAACAGATCATGATGATCCAATTGATAGAGGGGAACCTCTTGAATCTGTTCTTCTCCAGCAATGCCTAAGGCTGTTCCAATCACCACTGGGTATTCATCAGGATAATACTCCATTAATGTGAGTTTTACCTCTGAGGCTACCATCCGATCATACACCTGCATGATAATAAGGTGGAGATAAGGAGTAAACTGTTCTTCCTGTAAGCTTGTACCGTCAAGGACCACGCAACCATCTACAGGATCAACTTGAAAGGCCGTATATACTTGATCCAAAAAGCTTTGCCCTCCCATGATTTGGAGATGATATTGACTACCATTACCCGTTTCTGCCATTAACAAAAGCTTAACCGTCATCTCCGCCACCATGGGATGCCCAGGCACTACATAGGCCACATCCTGAGATTCTGCAGCATTTTTCAGTTCCGAAACAATGGCTACATAGACCTGTTGAAATGTTGGATATTTCACATAGTACTCATCGAACGAGATAATCGTCCCTGGGTAATCCCACTGTGAAAAGATCGGATGGTCTAATGTACGTGCATATAGATGGGGCTCCTGATAGATCTGCTGTAATAAGCCTGAGCTTAATTGGTTCAAGCCACCATAACCTACACCATAAATACGTATTTCGTGCATTTCAATCACCTCTTCATTGATGCCAATCTTCATATGCTTAGCGAATTAAACGCAATCTTTCCAGTAGCGGAATAAGACGATTGGCCTTTGGCACAACGCGTAAGTCTGTACGAACAATTGCACCAGTACGTAATAATGCAAGGGAGTAGCTAAGAACCCCAACCAAAACACCAACAATGGTAATGATCAACATCTGCCAACGATAGGAGAGTACTCCATATAGAGCCCATTGCAGCACTAAATCTGTAAGTGCAACGAGTACACCCATAATAAGGACAGAGAGCAAGGGCTTCCAGTAAAAGTCACGAAAATGAAAGCTTACTCCTGTATACTTGGCCAATGAACGCATATTCAAAAGCGCTGCTAAGCCATATGCCAGCACTGTAGAAATCGCTGCTCCCGTAATGCCCCATAGGGGAACAAGGAGAATATTTAAGATGATTTTTAGGCCAACACCAAAGAGCATATGAACAGCTGGCAAATAAACGCGGCCTAACCCCTGCAATATACCTGAAGATGTGATTACAATGGTGGAAAAAATAGTCATGAAGGCCAGTACCTGCATGGTAAATGTACCACTGTCATTCTGCCACAAGGTTACATTGATAGGCTCGCCTAATACAGCAAGTCCAACAGATGCTGCCAAGCCAATGATCAGGGTAAGACGTATCGCCAATTCTGTACGGATGCCAATTACTTTCATTTCCCCCTTTGCCTTCGCCTCTGCAATGGATGGAATCAATGCACTGGATAATGCCGTAGCAAAAAATGAAGCAAAGAGTACAAGGGGCATCCCTCTTCCATAGATACCCGTTTGTGTAATGGCATCCTCTTCTGGCCAATGAGCGATGGTAAGCATATTTTTGACCGTGGCGGAATCTGCTAATTGCATTAATGGCACCACCATGGCCCCGAAGCAGATCGGGATCGCAATGGTAAATAGCTCCTTAAGGATCTTCGTTGAAGATGACTCACTTATCTGATCTTGTTTGAATTGGACATAACGTTCCTGTTCCTTCCGAATATCCCGTTGGTAGTATAGCAGAATGAACAGAGCTGACGACGCACCCATAAAAGCACCAAACATGGCACCTGCTCCTGCATAGTAGACACCATACCCATGATTCATAAACCAGTACGCTAAGATTAGAATCGTAGCTACACGTACAATCTGCTCCACAACCTGCGAAACTGCTGTGGGCATCATATTTTGAAAGCCCTGAAAATAACCGCGCATTGCAGCGATTTGTGGGACGATCAAGATCGAGATCGAGATGACACGAATGGGTAATGTGAGCTTCGGATCACCCCACCATGTAGCAATCTGCTCTGCACCAAAAAAGAGGAGCAAAAAAGAGACCAAGCCTGTGAATCCCAAAAAAAGGCTACTCACCCGATAAACTTGCTTCGCGCCGATTGTATCTCCTATAACTAAGCGTTCAGAAACCAGCTTAGAAATTGCCATGGGGAAACCTGCTGTAGCAATAATTAGTAGCGTAGAATAGATGGGATAGACTTGATTATACACATAAAATCCATCATCACCTGTAATCGCTTTATATGGGAATCGATAAATTAAGCCAATGACCTTCGAAATAAATGCTGCCATGCCTAAAATGGCAGCACCCTTAATTAATTTTCTGCTTTCTCCACTCATAATGGTTGCGCTCCTCACTCAAAACTGCACCCATTATATCAGATTCAAACATAACTTTCATATAGCGCATTTGAATCGAGAAAATTCACCATAATCATCTCCTCTTCTGCAAAAGAAAAGCAGGTGTCGACACCTGCCTTGAATCCAAAATCGTAAATTTTATCTTTATTGCTCCATTTGTTTCGCGAGAAAATAAGCTGCTGTCTCAGCCATCTTCTCTTCCAATTCGCTAACCTGTTTCCCTTCCCGCTCAACTAGGATGACAGCACCAATTGGGTCACCCCCAGCGATGATAGGAGCGATAACAAAGCCTGAATAATGTTCAGTATAATCTTTAACTAATTCATAATCACCTTCACGATTTTCTATCGTGGTTTTCCGCTCTTCCATGCTTTGCTCCACAATGTCACTAATAGCCTTATCATGGTAATCCTTACGAGAGCCACCAGCTACTGCAATCACTGCATCTCGATCACTAATTAAGACTAATGAACGCAAACTTTCAAATAATGCTTCCGCATACTCCTTGGCAAAGTCGCCCAGTTCTCCAATGGGAGAGTATTTTTTTAAAATTACCTCACCATCACGGTCAACAAAAATTTCTAGGGGATCTCCTTCGCGAATTCGTAATGTTCTTCGAATCTCTTTAGGGATAACCACACGACCTAAATCATCGATGCGTCGAACTATGCCTGTCGCTTTCATGACGTGATGCCTCACTTTCTTGATGTAATCTTGCAAAGGACAACGCAGTCCTTTAATTGTTGTCTGCTGCTCACTCTGCCCTCCGTAAAAGTAGTATTTAACACCTTGATTGATAATATTCGCCAGTCTATATTGGTAGATCTTGTG belongs to Rubeoparvulum massiliense and includes:
- a CDS encoding FtsB family cell division protein; translated protein: MNRGMVRRRKRWNRIILLLLFIYGTWAFVTYQHQESALDEKKEQIEQLSKEATIVKAQYEELTYQIERLQDEDYLLELARKEYYMSLPGEMIFEFPK
- the yabP gene encoding sporulation protein YabP, translated to MNSRPSNAQQKQHEVMIVGRKKMEITGVIHVESFDSDEFLVETVAGFLSVQGENLHIKTLSLDQGLLAIEGLCREVRYLDQHGEKAKGLFGRLFK
- the yabN gene encoding bifunctional methyltransferase/pyrophosphohydrolase YabN, whose protein sequence is MHEIRIYGVGYGGLNQLSSGLLQQIYQEPHLYARTLDHPIFSQWDYPGTIISFDEYYVKYPTFQQVYVAIVSELKNAAESQDVAYVVPGHPMVAEMTVKLLLMAETGNGSQYHLQIMGGQSFLDQVYTAFQVDPVDGCVVLDGTSLQEEQFTPYLHLIIMQVYDRMVASEVKLTLMEYYPDEYPVVIGTALGIAGEEQIQEVPLYQLDHHDLFNNLTCVYVPKSEEMGDRLRHFQQLRQIIAQLRSPEGCPWDQKQTHQSLRKYVLEEAYEVADAIDEEDPEHLQEELGDLLLQVMLHAQIGKETDEFSIYDVIETLNKKMIHRHPHVFGSKNVKDEHEVLQNWQELKEAERQREGEVSSLLNSVPVSIPAMQRAIALQKEAAKVGFDWAESEEIWKKIYEELLEVEDAKGESIERVEEELGDLFFALINYARFIKIDPEAALANANLKFTHRFQYIEHAIQQNGGSMKASNIEELEYYWQAAKQNEKEK
- a CDS encoding S1 domain-containing RNA-binding protein, with protein sequence MAIEVGTKLQGKVTGITNFGAFVELPDGVTGLVHISEIADNYVKDIHDFLKVNDVVTVKVLSVESDGKIGLSIRQASDSYSPENNRKRNSRERNQRPRPQDLSFEDKLTRFMKDSDERLATLKRYTEGKRGNGKR
- a CDS encoding HU family DNA-binding protein, with product MNKQEIVGNIAAKSGLTKKDVEKVLSQFFDEVSNALANGDKVQFVGFGTFETRKRAARTGRNPQTGKEITIPETVVPAFRPGNKLKEAVK
- a CDS encoding putative polysaccharide biosynthesis protein — its product is MSGESRKLIKGAAILGMAAFISKVIGLIYRFPYKAITGDDGFYVYNQVYPIYSTLLIIATAGFPMAISKLVSERLVIGDTIGAKQVYRVSSLFLGFTGLVSFLLLFFGAEQIATWWGDPKLTLPIRVISISILIVPQIAAMRGYFQGFQNMMPTAVSQVVEQIVRVATILILAYWFMNHGYGVYYAGAGAMFGAFMGASSALFILLYYQRDIRKEQERYVQFKQDQISESSSTKILKELFTIAIPICFGAMVVPLMQLADSATVKNMLTIAHWPEEDAITQTGIYGRGMPLVLFASFFATALSSALIPSIAEAKAKGEMKVIGIRTELAIRLTLIIGLAASVGLAVLGEPINVTLWQNDSGTFTMQVLAFMTIFSTIVITSSGILQGLGRVYLPAVHMLFGVGLKIILNILLVPLWGITGAAISTVLAYGLAALLNMRSLAKYTGVSFHFRDFYWKPLLSVLIMGVLVALTDLVLQWALYGVLSYRWQMLIITIVGVLVGVLSYSLALLRTGAIVRTDLRVVPKANRLIPLLERLRLIR
- the yabQ gene encoding spore cortex biosynthesis protein YabQ, coding for MSLEIQLITAAGMLGVGFLLGAGYDVIQASRKVWRTPSWVQWVSDLLFWGVGTWVTFKMLFHLNGGILRPYFLGFLFAGSLGYYLFLHQTIVKLYQGMLSLIWRVVKSSFLLLYRVILFPLRLLYACLIMIVGAVFWFFTGLTRIVLGPLRWIASLLWRGIKQLPGIQRWTDRNSDNEDENNHKD
- a CDS encoding RNA-binding S4 domain-containing protein, whose product is MRLDKFLKVSRIIKRRTLAKEVCDQGRVKINGLEAKASSIVKVGDQLEIRFGQKILTIRVDLLNEHSRKEDAKELYSLIKEESIQSNEDYTML
- the spoVT gene encoding stage V sporulation protein T, with translation MKATGIVRRIDDLGRVVIPKEIRRTLRIREGDPLEIFVDRDGEVILKKYSPIGELGDFAKEYAEALFESLRSLVLISDRDAVIAVAGGSRKDYHDKAISDIVEQSMEERKTTIENREGDYELVKDYTEHYSGFVIAPIIAGGDPIGAVILVEREGKQVSELEEKMAETAAYFLAKQMEQ